From one Luteolibacter sp. SL250 genomic stretch:
- a CDS encoding DUF3482 domain-containing protein: MNGLVTSDVPAFAVVGRVNMGKSAVIATLLEIDDQDVVRVSATPGETTRCQPHRVIFGGRECIRFIDTPGFSRPVEALRVIHSLHGEGTPNLETLHRFVAEAGEDFGDEKRLLEPLLEGAGVLYVVDPAKPLRDDFLAEMEILRWTGRPRLALLNRRSETTGPDEEAWRSSLGGAFNLVRSFDAHHARYEERLRLLKSLLEIEERHRSKLEETIRLVEDEWERRREESAEIIISFFEEALSLKVEATLEERDLTLPSRRERKAELLGKQYFGKLSELEKECFAALLKLHRHHLLKADTNIDAFHGIDLESDETWTKWGLKRGQLALVSALTGAAGGLAVDAATGGLTHGAGTVLGGLLGGAAAWFKGGSLPDLRIDLTGGITLGAGEGKTLSMGPPKNPNFPWVLLDGILSRYRQMLARAHGRRDEEILEGAGEGFTRHFPRERRDVLAKWFNSCLKGSPNRALEPEVFQALVAALEEV; the protein is encoded by the coding sequence ATGAACGGACTGGTGACCTCGGACGTCCCCGCCTTCGCGGTGGTCGGACGGGTGAACATGGGGAAGTCCGCCGTCATCGCCACGCTGCTGGAGATCGATGACCAGGACGTGGTCCGGGTGAGCGCGACCCCGGGTGAAACCACACGCTGCCAGCCGCACCGCGTGATCTTTGGCGGCCGGGAATGCATCCGTTTCATCGATACTCCCGGATTCTCGCGGCCGGTGGAGGCCCTGCGGGTCATCCACTCGCTGCATGGGGAGGGCACGCCGAACCTGGAAACGCTGCACCGCTTCGTGGCGGAGGCGGGGGAGGATTTCGGGGATGAGAAGCGGCTGCTGGAACCACTGCTGGAAGGCGCGGGCGTCCTTTACGTGGTGGATCCGGCGAAGCCACTGCGGGACGACTTCCTTGCGGAAATGGAGATCCTGCGCTGGACCGGCCGCCCGAGGCTGGCGCTTCTCAACCGGCGGTCCGAAACCACCGGCCCGGACGAAGAAGCATGGCGGTCCAGTCTGGGCGGGGCCTTCAATCTGGTCCGCAGCTTCGATGCCCACCATGCCCGCTATGAAGAACGGCTGAGGCTTCTCAAATCCCTGCTGGAGATCGAGGAACGCCACCGCAGCAAACTGGAGGAAACCATCCGGCTGGTAGAGGATGAATGGGAACGGCGGCGGGAGGAGTCCGCCGAGATCATCATCAGCTTTTTCGAGGAAGCCCTCTCCCTGAAGGTGGAGGCGACGCTGGAAGAGCGTGATCTGACCCTGCCCTCCCGGCGGGAGCGGAAGGCTGAGTTGCTGGGGAAACAATATTTCGGGAAACTCTCCGAACTGGAGAAAGAATGCTTCGCCGCCCTGCTGAAGCTCCACCGCCACCATCTGCTGAAAGCTGACACGAACATCGACGCCTTCCACGGCATTGATCTGGAAAGTGATGAAACGTGGACGAAGTGGGGCCTGAAACGGGGCCAACTGGCGCTGGTCTCCGCCCTGACGGGAGCCGCCGGAGGGCTGGCGGTGGACGCCGCCACCGGCGGACTGACCCACGGTGCGGGAACCGTTCTCGGCGGCCTGCTGGGAGGTGCGGCCGCTTGGTTCAAGGGAGGCAGCCTGCCGGACCTGAGGATCGACCTCACCGGTGGCATCACGCTGGGGGCGGGTGAAGGCAAGACCCTTTCCATGGGTCCGCCGAAGAACCCGAATTTCCCCTGGGTGCTGCTGGATGGCATCCTCAGCCGCTACCGGCAGATGCTCGCCCGCGCGCACGGCAGGCGGGATGAGGAAATCCTGGAAGGCGCCGGAGAGGGATTCACCCGGCATTTTCCGCGCGAGCGGAGGGATGTCCTGGCAAAGTGGTTCAACTCCTGCCTGAAAGGATCACCGAACCGGGCGCTGGAGCCGGAGGTGTTCCAGGCGCTGGTCGCCGCGCTGGAGGAAGTGTAG